The following are encoded together in the Nitrospirota bacterium genome:
- the bioA gene encoding adenosylmethionine--8-amino-7-oxononanoate transaminase gives MGILKDNRHLEEADKKYIWHPFTQMKDWLSETPIIISEGRDCFLKDIYGRWYLDGVSSLWVNIHGHRKKELNDAIKEQVEKIAHTTLLGLSNVPAIKLAERLIRVVDAGLGTGLSKVFYSDNGSTAIEVALKMAFQYWKHKGIRGKHSFLSLKNAYHGDTLGAVSVGGIDIFHEEFKPLLFKTFKATSPYCYRCEFELAYPGCKLRCLKAMEEILKRHSKNIAGLIIEPMVQSAGGIIVLPHGYLKGVKKLCTKYKVLMLADEVATGFGRTGKFFACENERVSPDIICLSKGITGGYLPLAVTVATEKIFNAFLGEYKELKTFFHGHSYTGNPIACAVALACLEVFEKEKTIKNLKPKIEVLEGWLKSISLFKHVGDARGKGLMAGVELVKDKGTKEPYAIEEKIGWKVAWSSREKGVLIRPLGNVIVIMPPLSISLENLREMLNIIEDSIASVTD, from the coding sequence ATGGGCATCCTAAAAGACAACAGACACTTAGAAGAGGCAGATAAAAAATACATCTGGCATCCATTTACCCAGATGAAAGACTGGCTTTCCGAAACCCCTATAATCATCTCCGAAGGAAGGGACTGTTTCCTTAAGGACATTTATGGCAGATGGTATCTTGATGGGGTCTCCTCTTTATGGGTCAATATCCATGGACACAGGAAAAAAGAACTCAATGATGCCATAAAAGAACAGGTTGAAAAAATAGCTCACACTACCCTTTTAGGTCTAAGCAATGTGCCTGCAATTAAACTGGCAGAAAGGCTTATAAGGGTTGTAGATGCAGGATTGGGCACAGGACTGAGTAAGGTCTTTTACTCAGATAATGGCTCAACCGCAATAGAAGTGGCACTGAAGATGGCATTTCAATACTGGAAGCATAAGGGTATTCGTGGAAAACACTCCTTCCTATCTCTTAAAAACGCATACCATGGTGACACACTTGGAGCAGTGAGTGTAGGAGGCATAGATATATTCCACGAGGAATTTAAGCCACTTTTATTTAAGACATTTAAGGCGACTTCTCCTTATTGCTATAGATGTGAATTTGAGCTTGCATATCCTGGATGTAAGTTAAGATGCCTTAAGGCAATGGAGGAAATCCTTAAAAGACACTCAAAAAACATAGCAGGCTTGATTATTGAGCCCATGGTTCAGTCAGCAGGTGGTATAATCGTCTTACCACATGGGTATCTAAAGGGTGTAAAAAAGCTATGCACAAAATACAAAGTTCTGATGCTTGCAGATGAGGTCGCTACAGGCTTTGGAAGGACAGGAAAATTCTTTGCATGCGAGAATGAAAGGGTCAGCCCTGATATTATATGCCTTTCAAAGGGCATAACAGGTGGATATCTTCCGCTTGCAGTTACTGTGGCAACTGAGAAGATATTCAATGCCTTTCTTGGCGAGTATAAGGAGCTTAAGACATTCTTTCATGGACATTCATATACAGGTAATCCCATTGCATGTGCAGTTGCCTTAGCATGCCTTGAGGTTTTTGAAAAAGAAAAGACAATAAAAAACCTCAAGCCCAAGATAGAAGTGCTTGAAGGATGGCTTAAAAGCATCTCATTGTTTAAGCATGTGGGAGATGCAAGGGGAAAGGGTCTGATGGCAGGCGTAGAGCTTGTTAAGGATAAAGGGACAAAAGAGCCTTATGCCATCGAAGAAAAAATCGGATGGAAGGTTGCATGGAGTTCAAGGGAAAAAGGTGTGCTCATAAGGCCTTTGGGAAATGTTATTGTCATCATGCCACCTCTTAGCATAAGCCTTGAGAACCTGAGAGAAATGCTTAATATCATAGAAGACTCTATAGCCTCGGTGACTGATTAA
- a CDS encoding sulfurtransferase TusA family protein: MAVKFEKTGEGTYMLDVCGFVCPHPQIYTKKSLEKMKEGEVVEVIFDNPSSAETITQMCEQVGNEVVDKRQEGGKFYYKIKKG, translated from the coding sequence ATGGCAGTGAAATTCGAAAAAACAGGTGAGGGAACTTATATGCTGGATGTCTGTGGCTTTGTTTGTCCACACCCTCAGATTTACACGAAAAAATCCCTCGAGAAAATGAAAGAAGGCGAGGTTGTTGAGGTGATATTCGACAATCCCTCATCTGCTGAAACAATAACGCAAATGTGCGAGCAGGTCGGCAATGAGGTTGTTGACAAAAGGCAGGAAGGCGGAAAATTCTATTATAAAATCAAAAAGGGATAA
- a CDS encoding type II toxin-antitoxin system VapB family antitoxin, which yields MRATLNIPDKLMSEVQKISGEKSKTKAITTAMQEFIRQKKIKELLAMRGKVKIDYNWEKEEMLEMKAQKNREKLLERSK from the coding sequence ATGCGTGCTACCTTAAACATACCTGATAAGCTCATGTCCGAGGTGCAGAAAATTTCAGGCGAAAAGTCTAAAACCAAGGCTATTACAACTGCCATGCAGGAATTTATCAGACAGAAAAAAATTAAGGAATTGCTTGCCATGAGGGGCAAGGTGAAGATTGACTACAACTGGGAAAAAGAAGAAATGCTTGAAATGAAAGCCCAGAAAAACAGGGAGAAATTGCTTGAACGGAGCAAGTGA
- a CDS encoding antitoxin, RHH family protein yields the protein MPTSNPRVNIVLEPKLYEELKNMASGDGVSLSLKARDLLKEAIELHEDEYWAEIAEERLRTFDRKRALTAGELKRKLTKRD from the coding sequence ATGCCCACAAGCAACCCGAGGGTCAATATAGTTTTAGAGCCTAAGCTCTACGAGGAGCTGAAAAACATGGCAAGTGGTGACGGGGTCTCTCTTTCATTAAAAGCAAGGGACCTTCTGAAAGAAGCCATAGAGCTTCATGAGGACGAATACTGGGCAGAGATTGCAGAGGAGAGGCTGAGGACATTTGACAGGAAAAGGGCATTAACAGCCGGCGAACTTAAACGAAAGCTGACAAAAAGGGACTGA
- a CDS encoding HesA/MoeB/ThiF family protein, translating into MFSKEELKRYNRQMLMQDWGEETQKKLKKSTVFIAGAGGLGSPTSIYLAVAGIGNIRICDYDAPDWSNLNRQILHNHNRIGVNKAISARETLKELNPDINVTAFTDKIVAENIADLVGEADIIVDCMDNFPTRYVLNDVGIKKGIPLVFGSIWGMEERLSFISPPETPCLKCIYPEAPPSETFPVVGATPGVIGSLQALEVIKYLTGIGENLKGKLMVWNGNKVEFKNYRAYKDPECPVCGGL; encoded by the coding sequence ATGTTTTCAAAAGAAGAGCTTAAGCGATATAACCGTCAAATGCTCATGCAGGACTGGGGTGAGGAGACCCAGAAGAAACTCAAGAAATCAACTGTATTCATTGCAGGTGCAGGTGGGCTTGGCTCTCCTACATCCATATACCTTGCAGTAGCTGGCATTGGCAATATAAGGATATGCGATTATGATGCACCTGACTGGAGCAATCTAAACAGACAGATTCTACACAACCACAACCGCATCGGTGTAAATAAGGCAATATCCGCAAGGGAAACACTTAAAGAGCTAAACCCTGATATAAATGTAACTGCATTTACAGATAAGATTGTGGCTGAAAACATTGCCGACCTTGTTGGAGAGGCGGATATTATCGTTGACTGCATGGATAATTTTCCAACTCGGTATGTACTGAATGATGTAGGAATAAAAAAAGGCATTCCGCTTGTCTTTGGAAGCATCTGGGGAATGGAAGAAAGGCTGAGTTTCATATCTCCGCCTGAAACACCATGCCTAAAATGTATATACCCTGAAGCACCGCCTTCAGAGACATTCCCTGTTGTTGGCGCAACACCCGGTGTTATAGGCTCGCTTCAGGCACTTGAGGTCATAAAATACCTTACAGGTATAGGCGAGAATCTTAAAGGAAAGCTCATGGTCTGGAATGGAAATAAAGTAGAATTCAAAAATTATAGGGCATACAAAGACCCGGAATGTCCTGTGTGTGGAGGACTGTGA
- a CDS encoding universal stress protein, with product MKKILIAVDDTKGSKSAVSAGSKLCKCMNPETVLLLYVEKFEGRSLIDEMLGAAEMETLKDVLEGTEYKNKLDEKADRILDVYTKTLERNGVSNIKPVIKTGHPAEEILKTAKKEDVDMIIIGSRGKRVTHRFMGSVSREVVNNSEVPVLVVR from the coding sequence ATGAAAAAGATATTAATTGCAGTGGATGACACCAAGGGCTCAAAATCTGCGGTTTCTGCTGGGAGTAAGCTCTGTAAGTGCATGAATCCAGAGACTGTTTTACTTTTGTATGTGGAGAAATTCGAGGGCAGGTCCCTGATAGATGAGATGCTCGGTGCTGCAGAGATGGAAACCTTAAAAGATGTGCTGGAAGGCACGGAGTATAAAAACAAACTGGATGAAAAGGCAGACAGGATATTGGATGTTTACACGAAGACCCTCGAGAGAAACGGTGTCTCTAACATAAAGCCTGTTATCAAAACAGGGCATCCTGCCGAGGAAATCCTGAAGACCGCTAAAAAAGAAGATGTTGACATGATAATAATTGGCTCAAGAGGAAAAAGAGTTACTCATCGCTTTATGGGTAGTGTAAGTAGAGAGGTTGTAAACAATTCTGAAGTCCCTGTGCTGGTTGTTAGATAA
- a CDS encoding YeeE/YedE family protein produces MGANNSAEKKNVVWAFIITAILVLISVLYYKANVFYMYLVAYMWFGFAYGMMLQYGRFCFASASRDLFAAGVPRMAVGIMVALVFFSLIQATLSTTNMSTFHPAPFGIHTLIAGLTFGVGMVLAGGCASGSLYKIGEGNGTSLLVAVAGLSFGQAIFVDVNWFDFLIPQKWLDSSMAKGLPVDKVTSSFDKYLTGYVWDQPTVQLSHTKVISDAFPGALKYYIGDSLLNALIPAAILLIVIYAVYSRKGFMKKRAKEKGGTTGFGAELSGIWNMITASKRTTIMGILVGIVAGLHIFVMKGMQLKFGVQNFGELLTRMGHTADVSIKGTVFDPGYWYITSQEAQFGAWFLHKLGWNMRDNVFFGINNGLPELWRNPALWMSLGIIFGAMVMARLNNEFKFKLPKGELWVWGFLGGMLMGMGSRPALGCNIGAFFIRVAGGDPSGWLYGAGMVGGAFIGVKFFNWWTEKKMAKEMEAF; encoded by the coding sequence GTGGGAGCAAATAACAGTGCTGAGAAAAAGAATGTTGTTTGGGCTTTCATAATCACAGCCATTTTAGTCCTCATCAGCGTTCTCTATTACAAAGCAAATGTCTTCTACATGTATCTTGTTGCCTACATGTGGTTTGGATTTGCTTATGGCATGATGCTTCAGTATGGACGATTTTGCTTTGCCTCTGCCTCGAGGGATTTGTTTGCGGCAGGGGTTCCGAGAATGGCAGTTGGAATCATGGTTGCACTTGTGTTTTTCAGCCTTATTCAGGCGACTCTTTCTACAACCAACATGAGCACATTTCATCCAGCTCCATTCGGGATTCACACACTCATAGCAGGGCTGACATTTGGTGTTGGAATGGTTTTAGCCGGTGGGTGCGCATCTGGGTCTCTTTATAAAATTGGCGAGGGCAATGGCACATCGCTTCTCGTTGCAGTTGCCGGACTATCATTCGGCCAGGCAATATTCGTGGATGTCAATTGGTTCGATTTCCTTATCCCACAGAAGTGGCTCGATTCATCTATGGCAAAAGGGCTTCCTGTTGATAAGGTAACCTCGTCATTTGACAAATACCTTACAGGCTATGTGTGGGACCAGCCTACTGTTCAATTATCCCATACAAAAGTAATATCCGATGCATTTCCAGGTGCCCTAAAATACTATATCGGAGATTCCCTTCTGAATGCCCTTATTCCTGCGGCGATTCTGCTTATCGTAATCTATGCGGTCTATTCAAGGAAGGGCTTTATGAAGAAAAGGGCTAAGGAGAAAGGCGGAACAACCGGGTTTGGTGCTGAGCTTTCTGGAATCTGGAATATGATAACTGCATCGAAGAGAACGACCATTATGGGAATCCTTGTTGGTATTGTTGCAGGGCTCCATATATTTGTTATGAAGGGAATGCAGTTGAAATTCGGTGTCCAGAATTTTGGAGAGCTTCTTACAAGAATGGGACATACTGCGGATGTCTCGATAAAAGGCACTGTCTTTGACCCTGGCTACTGGTATATAACTTCTCAGGAGGCACAGTTTGGGGCATGGTTTCTCCATAAATTGGGCTGGAACATGAGGGACAATGTGTTTTTCGGGATAAACAACGGACTTCCCGAGCTATGGCGTAACCCAGCACTCTGGATGTCCTTGGGCATTATATTTGGCGCAATGGTAATGGCACGGCTAAACAACGAATTCAAGTTTAAACTGCCTAAGGGCGAGCTATGGGTTTGGGGTTTTCTTGGTGGAATGTTGATGGGCATGGGCTCAAGACCTGCTCTGGGCTGTAATATCGGAGCATTCTTTATAAGGGTTGCAGGCGGAGACCCAAGTGGATGGCTTTATGGTGCAGGCATGGTTGGAGGCGCATTCATTGGAGTGAAGTTCTTTAACTGGTGGACTGAAAAAAAGATGGCTAAAGAGATGGAGGCTTTCTGA
- a CDS encoding type II toxin-antitoxin system RelE/ParE family toxin, whose amino-acid sequence MGFAVLFHPDLYEDLKPLNQNIQETILSAMENRLGAEPMKYGKRLSRGLRGFWKLRVGQYRVIYRVEGTEVWVLKVGHRKDVYAAVKKRLGWTPRIGD is encoded by the coding sequence ATGGGCTTCGCAGTACTTTTTCACCCTGATCTCTATGAAGACCTTAAGCCCTTAAACCAGAACATACAAGAGACTATTTTATCAGCCATGGAGAACCGGCTTGGAGCAGAGCCTATGAAATATGGAAAACGCCTGTCCAGAGGGCTCAGAGGGTTCTGGAAACTACGGGTTGGGCAATACAGGGTCATCTACAGGGTAGAGGGGACAGAGGTATGGGTATTAAAAGTAGGGCACAGGAAAGATGTATATGCTGCAGTTAAGAAACGTCTCGGTTGGACCCCGCGCATAGGGGATTGA
- a CDS encoding radical SAM protein has protein sequence MRCALIIPSWRPEEIFSSKTVQSQINYWQPLGTLYVASCLIKEGHEVRFLNGAFRSHEEILKEVEDYKPEFVGLYSTAFGWLKALSTAKDIKKINRNIFIAVGGPYPIAKREQCLSLDIDAVVTGEGELTLVEMLNRLEQGRSLEGVQGIAFKSNTKVQVNPDRPLIGNLDSIPFPKRELLGDTNLYIPPPATYRRRPVAVMITSRGCNRRCIFCFQIDKERNTGIRYRGVGNVMDEIELCLKQGYREIKFLDDTFAGDRGRAMEIAEEIRLRRLDFTWFASLCVNQADKPLLRAFKDAGCWAVLFGAESGIQKNLNAIRKGTTIEQIKQAVSFAKDVGLKVSTPFMFGIPGETFEEGLKTIEFAIKLNPDMANFHAITPFPGSYLYDNLEKYGTLSNDLTDFTYQGAAFVPFTMTKQEIIRLRQIAFKKFYSRPSFILKRLLEMRNMNDLKIAVKAFKSLFHLWKGHGPQPKKRPKPEDIP, from the coding sequence ATGAGGTGCGCTCTTATTATACCTTCGTGGCGACCCGAGGAGATATTTTCCTCAAAAACAGTTCAGTCACAGATAAACTACTGGCAACCATTGGGAACCCTCTATGTAGCCTCATGCCTCATCAAAGAAGGACATGAGGTCAGGTTCCTTAATGGGGCATTTAGAAGCCATGAAGAGATACTCAAAGAGGTAGAGGATTATAAGCCCGAATTCGTTGGTCTTTACTCAACTGCATTTGGCTGGCTAAAGGCTTTGAGTACAGCCAAAGACATTAAGAAGATTAACAGGAATATCTTTATTGCAGTTGGTGGTCCTTATCCAATAGCAAAAAGGGAGCAATGCCTCTCCTTGGACATAGATGCAGTTGTTACAGGCGAGGGAGAGCTTACCCTTGTAGAAATGCTTAATAGGCTTGAGCAGGGCAGGAGCCTCGAAGGCGTTCAGGGTATTGCATTTAAGAGTAATACTAAAGTTCAGGTGAACCCCGATAGACCGCTTATCGGAAACCTCGATTCGATTCCGTTTCCAAAAAGAGAGCTTCTTGGAGATACAAACCTCTACATCCCGCCACCTGCTACATATAGGAGAAGACCGGTTGCAGTAATGATTACCTCAAGGGGCTGTAACAGAAGGTGTATATTCTGTTTTCAGATAGATAAAGAGCGAAACACGGGAATCCGCTACCGAGGTGTTGGAAATGTTATGGATGAGATAGAGCTATGCCTTAAGCAGGGATATAGGGAAATAAAATTCCTCGATGATACCTTTGCAGGAGACAGAGGAAGGGCAATGGAGATAGCAGAGGAGATACGCTTAAGAAGGCTTGACTTCACATGGTTTGCCTCTCTGTGTGTGAATCAGGCTGACAAGCCCCTTCTAAGGGCATTCAAGGATGCAGGCTGTTGGGCAGTGCTTTTTGGAGCTGAAAGCGGTATACAGAAAAACCTAAACGCCATAAGAAAAGGAACAACCATAGAGCAGATTAAGCAAGCTGTGAGTTTTGCAAAGGATGTTGGACTTAAAGTCAGCACTCCGTTTATGTTTGGCATCCCCGGTGAGACATTCGAGGAAGGCTTGAAAACCATTGAGTTTGCAATCAAGCTTAACCCTGATATGGCAAACTTCCATGCAATAACCCCTTTCCCAGGCTCATACCTTTACGATAACCTCGAAAAATACGGCACCCTCTCAAATGACCTAACGGACTTTACATATCAGGGTGCGGCATTTGTCCCCTTTACAATGACAAAACAGGAGATTATCAGGTTGAGACAAATAGCCTTCAAAAAGTTCTATTCAAGACCATCGTTTATCCTTAAGAGACTCCTTGAAATGAGAAATATGAATGACCTTAAGATAGCCGTCAAAGCCTTTAAAAGCCTCTTTCATCTATGGAAAGGGCACGGTCCTCAGCCTAAGAAGAGACCTAAACCTGAAGATATTCCTTAA
- a CDS encoding PIN domain-containing protein gives MNGASDGVIADTSIWIEFFKLQSKTGDKLETLILENSVWVCGIVLFELMQGVKSGSEKSKVLETLSNLQYVEMSKPLWQKAGELSASLKKKGLNLPFSDVLISAIALEHNLAIFTLDKHFEQIPGVRIYR, from the coding sequence TTGAACGGAGCAAGTGATGGGGTAATTGCAGATACCAGTATCTGGATTGAGTTTTTTAAGCTACAGTCAAAAACAGGGGATAAACTCGAGACTCTTATCTTAGAGAATTCGGTGTGGGTATGTGGTATAGTCCTTTTTGAGCTCATGCAGGGTGTAAAATCAGGATCTGAAAAATCCAAGGTATTGGAGACATTGTCAAATCTGCAATATGTAGAGATGTCAAAACCCCTATGGCAAAAGGCAGGTGAGCTTTCTGCCTCTTTAAAGAAAAAGGGACTAAATCTTCCTTTCTCTGATGTCCTTATATCAGCTATTGCCCTTGAACATAACCTCGCTATCTTTACCCTTGATAAGCACTTTGAGCAAATACCAGGGGTGCGGATTTATAGATAA
- a CDS encoding FAD-dependent oxidoreductase, producing METTIVLGGGLAGLSAGYALTKAGKRVLVFEADSSVGGLSRTIVSGDFRFDLGGHRFFTKNKKIETFVKDLMKDELLSVSRKSKIYLRENYFDYPLKPLNSISGLGLSVTTKIILDYGKEKLTALINKPNCISLEDWVISNFGKTMFNLYFKEYSEKVWGIDCRMISQDWVAKRIQGLSLGAAIKNAFFKFSGKKIPTLADRFLYPCLGIGRISERLKEEITKNNPVHTETTVRRLIHKDFKIVSMEAKNCDRTYTVDGERFISSIPLSSLVKILHPEPPSDVLHSASSLNYRDLVIVAVMVNRQRVTDQTWIYIPEAKIPFGRLHEPKNWSPYMAPEDKTLLVIEFFCFKNDSVWSLKDNELTDLTVRHLDALGLIKKEEVFDSLVIRVPKAYPLFEVGYDMHVKNIISYLDGFKNLHIIGRGGLFRYYNMDHAIESGIEAASL from the coding sequence TTGGAAACTACCATTGTTTTAGGCGGAGGGCTTGCAGGACTTTCCGCTGGATATGCCCTAACAAAGGCAGGAAAAAGGGTCTTGGTCTTTGAGGCAGATTCATCTGTCGGAGGGCTTTCAAGGACAATCGTTAGTGGAGATTTCCGTTTTGACCTTGGAGGACACAGGTTCTTTACAAAAAATAAAAAAATAGAAACCTTTGTCAAAGACCTCATGAAGGATGAGTTGCTTTCCGTTTCAAGGAAAAGCAAGATATACCTTAGAGAAAACTATTTTGACTATCCCCTTAAGCCCCTGAATAGTATTTCAGGTTTAGGTCTGTCCGTAACAACAAAGATAATCCTCGATTACGGCAAAGAGAAACTCACTGCCCTGATAAATAAACCCAACTGTATCTCGCTCGAAGATTGGGTTATAAGTAATTTCGGAAAAACCATGTTTAATCTCTATTTCAAGGAATATAGCGAAAAGGTCTGGGGCATAGACTGTCGAATGATAAGTCAGGACTGGGTGGCTAAAAGAATTCAGGGGCTCTCATTAGGAGCGGCAATTAAAAACGCTTTCTTTAAATTCAGTGGTAAGAAGATACCAACACTTGCAGACAGATTCCTTTATCCTTGTCTTGGAATTGGAAGGATTTCGGAAAGACTCAAAGAAGAGATAACGAAAAACAACCCTGTTCATACCGAAACCACTGTCAGAAGATTAATACATAAAGATTTTAAAATAGTAAGCATGGAGGCAAAAAACTGTGACCGAACTTACACAGTCGATGGAGAAAGGTTTATATCCTCGATTCCCCTTAGCAGTCTTGTGAAGATATTACATCCCGAGCCTCCCTCTGATGTCCTTCATTCGGCATCGAGCCTTAATTACAGGGACCTCGTGATAGTGGCAGTCATGGTAAACAGGCAAAGGGTTACTGACCAGACATGGATATATATACCTGAGGCTAAGATTCCATTTGGAAGGCTCCATGAGCCGAAAAACTGGAGCCCCTATATGGCACCCGAAGACAAGACACTTCTTGTAATAGAATTTTTCTGCTTTAAAAATGACAGTGTATGGAGTTTAAAAGATAATGAGCTAACAGACCTTACAGTCAGACACCTCGATGCTCTCGGTCTTATCAAAAAGGAAGAGGTTTTTGATAGCCTTGTGATAAGGGTGCCAAAGGCTTACCCTTTGTTTGAGGTCGGCTATGACATGCATGTGAAAAATATAATAAGCTACCTCGATGGATTCAAAAACCTTCACATAATAGGAAGAGGCGGACTGTTTAGATATTACAACATGGACCATGCCATCGAATCCGGTATAGAAGCCGCTTCCCTATGA